The DNA window AGATAATCAGGCGCGTCTCCATCGCAATGTACGAAGGCGAGATCAACATGGTAATCCACGCCCACGGCGGAGCCGCGGACGTGACCGTTTCGCCGGAAGCCGTCGAGATAGTGCTTTCCGACAACGGCCCCGGCATCGCGGATATAGACCTCGCGATGCAGGAGGGATACTCCACCGCTTCGGACAGCATTCGTTCGCTCGGCTTCGGCGCCGGCATGGGGCTGCCAAACATGAAACGCTACACCGACTCGATGGAGATCGACACCGAGCTCGGCAAGGGAACAACGATCACCATGAGAGTCAACATAGGTTGATTCAATAATTACTTCAGGAAAGGAGCAGTGCGGTATGAACGAATACGAACATTCGGTATGCCTCGAGGTCGAGAAGTGCAACGGATGCACGACCTGCCTCAAGCACTGCCCTACCGAAGCGATACGCATCAAGGACGGCCACGCCGTCATCAACCAGGAACGCTGCATCGACTGCGGCGAATGCATACGCGTCTGCCCCAACAAGGCGAAGAAAGCCGTCTGCTCCAAGCTGGACGCGATGGACGGCTTCAAGTGGAAGATCGCGCTGCCCGCGCCGACGCTCTACGGGCAGTTCGACAACCTCGACGACGTCGACTACGTCCTCGACGGACTGCTGAAGATCGGCTTCGACGACGTCTTCGAGGTCGCCGCCGCCGCGGAGCTCGTCTCCGCCTACACGCGGCAGTACCTGCAGACGGAGGGCGTCAAGAAGCCCGCCATCAGCTCCGCCTGCCCCGTCGTGCTGCGCCTTATCGGGCTGCGCTTCCCCTCGCTGAAGGACAGCATCATCCACCTGCTCCCGCCGATGGAGGTCGCCGCGCGTCTCGCAAGGGAACGCGCCAAGAAGAGCCACCCCGAGCTGAAGGACGAGGAGATCGGCGTCTGCTTCATCTCCCCCTGTCCGGCGAAGGCGAGCTACGTCAAAAACGGCTTCGCGGACTACAAGAGCGCCGTCGACGCGGTCGTCTCCATCAGCGACATATACTTCCTGCTCATCAACGAGATGAAGCACTCTAAAAACACCGACCAGCTTTCCGAATCCGGCATGATCGGTATCGGCTGGGCGTCCACCGGCGGCGAAGCGACCGCCCTTTTCAACGACAACTACCTCGCGGCGGACGGGATCGACAACGTCATCCGCATCCTCGACCAGATCGAGAACGGCAACATCCCCC is part of the Clostridia bacterium genome and encodes:
- a CDS encoding ATP-binding protein, which translates into the protein MSNAITFHYDVDGTDFTSAGQASVQIKKNLRQLGIDPEIIRRVSIAMYEGEINMVIHAHGGAADVTVSPEAVEIVLSDNGPGIADIDLAMQEGYSTASDSIRSLGFGAGMGLPNMKRYTDSMEIDTELGKGTTITMRVNIG
- a CDS encoding 4Fe-4S dicluster domain-containing protein — its product is MNEYEHSVCLEVEKCNGCTTCLKHCPTEAIRIKDGHAVINQERCIDCGECIRVCPNKAKKAVCSKLDAMDGFKWKIALPAPTLYGQFDNLDDVDYVLDGLLKIGFDDVFEVAAAAELVSAYTRQYLQTEGVKKPAISSACPVVLRLIGLRFPSLKDSIIHLLPPMEVAARLARERAKKSHPELKDEEIGVCFISPCPAKASYVKNGFADYKSAVDAVVSISDIYFLLINEMKHSKNTDQLSESGMIGIGWASTGGEATALFNDNYLAADGIDNVIRILDQIENGNIPPLEFIELNACTGGCVGGVLTMQNPFIAKARLQTLRRYLPVSRNFIGKNGEKYIPDGYLFNDLPKYRPISRLSNDMAKSLRMMADIQKLREELPGIDCGACGAPTCRAFAEDVVKGKTTKESCVNLRVAQLENMLCGGNCAECAEADKPSLPDDFHSFD